A section of the Ruania halotolerans genome encodes:
- the rimM gene encoding ribosome maturation factor RimM (Essential for efficient processing of 16S rRNA) yields the protein MTEPVNDDAPDGGPRLVRIATVGAPHGLRGDVRVAVHTDDPQGRLAVGSRLSSEGPPARELVVAAVRRQQPHWYVRFDGVSDRAGAEALRGLELFAPASESEDDAWYPHELTGLRAERPDGSAIGIVEGIRHLPAHDVLVVREIAGARTLVPFVSAIVPTVDVSGARVVIDPPPGLLAADQVEDDQ from the coding sequence GTGACCGAACCTGTGAACGATGACGCGCCCGACGGCGGGCCCCGACTCGTGCGGATCGCCACCGTCGGTGCTCCACATGGCCTTCGCGGGGATGTCCGGGTGGCGGTGCACACCGATGACCCGCAGGGCCGGCTCGCTGTCGGATCACGGCTCAGTTCGGAAGGTCCCCCCGCCCGCGAACTCGTGGTGGCGGCCGTCCGTCGGCAGCAACCGCATTGGTACGTGCGTTTCGACGGGGTGAGCGATCGAGCCGGCGCCGAGGCACTGCGTGGGCTGGAGCTGTTCGCGCCGGCGTCCGAGAGCGAGGATGACGCGTGGTACCCGCACGAGCTCACCGGGCTACGAGCCGAGCGCCCGGACGGGAGCGCCATCGGCATCGTGGAGGGCATCCGGCATCTGCCCGCTCATGATGTGCTGGTCGTCCGCGAAATCGCAGGGGCACGCACGCTCGTGCCGTTCGTCAGTGCGATCGTCCCCACAGTGGACGTCTCAGGTGCTCGCGTGGTCATCGACCCCCCACCCGGCCTGCTCGCTGCCGATCAGGTGGAGGACGACCAGTGA
- the trmD gene encoding tRNA (guanosine(37)-N1)-methyltransferase TrmD codes for MSGRIDIVSIFPGYLDPLELSLVGKARQDGLLDVAVHDLRDWATDRHRTVDDTPFGGGAGMVMRPDVWGAALDDVLAADETTARRTVLVPTPAGERFTQSMAEELALLVCAGGQLVIACGRYEGIDARVAEHYAEHEHIAVREVSIGDYVLNGGEVAALVITEAVARLLPGVIGNPQSLVEESHGSAGLLEYPVYTKPPSWRGLDVPEVLRSGDHGRIGTWRRSRAVERTARRRPDLLARHAPPHVRLAKGVDAEAIADVAARTFALACPPDLPADDAEAFVAEHLNAVALRSALRSRDRVLLVAEVAGAVVGFTMLALGRPEAEDVREVVSDRAGAELSKCYVLSEHHRSSVAAELMRATLSEAQRRGVHSVWLGVNQGNERAQRFYRKHGFVRVGSRRFAVGSRTESDYVMERTLAS; via the coding sequence GTGAGCGGTCGCATCGACATCGTCTCCATTTTTCCCGGCTACCTCGATCCGCTCGAGCTGTCTTTGGTGGGGAAGGCGCGTCAGGACGGGCTGCTCGATGTGGCGGTGCACGATCTGCGGGACTGGGCGACGGATCGGCACCGCACGGTCGACGACACGCCGTTCGGTGGCGGTGCAGGGATGGTGATGCGGCCAGACGTGTGGGGTGCGGCGCTGGACGATGTGCTCGCTGCCGATGAGACGACGGCCAGGCGCACCGTGCTCGTGCCCACCCCGGCCGGGGAACGCTTCACCCAGTCGATGGCCGAGGAGCTCGCCCTGCTGGTGTGCGCCGGCGGCCAGCTGGTCATCGCGTGCGGACGCTACGAGGGTATCGACGCACGGGTTGCCGAGCACTACGCCGAGCACGAGCACATCGCCGTCCGTGAGGTCTCCATTGGTGACTACGTGCTCAACGGCGGCGAGGTGGCTGCGCTGGTCATCACTGAGGCGGTGGCGAGGCTGCTCCCCGGGGTGATCGGCAACCCGCAGTCCCTGGTGGAAGAGTCCCATGGTTCGGCAGGGCTCCTGGAATACCCGGTCTACACGAAGCCGCCGTCCTGGCGGGGTCTCGACGTTCCCGAGGTGCTCCGCTCCGGAGACCATGGGCGGATCGGCACCTGGCGCCGCTCGCGCGCCGTGGAACGCACCGCCCGACGGCGTCCCGATCTGCTGGCGCGGCACGCTCCGCCGCACGTGCGCCTCGCCAAGGGCGTCGATGCCGAGGCGATCGCCGATGTGGCCGCGCGGACCTTTGCGCTGGCGTGCCCTCCGGACCTGCCGGCGGATGACGCCGAGGCCTTTGTGGCCGAACACCTGAACGCCGTTGCCCTGCGCAGCGCGCTGCGTTCCCGTGATCGTGTGCTGCTCGTGGCGGAGGTGGCCGGTGCCGTGGTGGGCTTCACGATGCTCGCCCTGGGACGACCGGAGGCCGAGGACGTGCGTGAGGTGGTCTCCGATCGTGCCGGAGCCGAGCTGAGCAAGTGCTACGTCCTCTCCGAACACCATCGCAGTTCCGTGGCGGCTGAGCTGATGCGTGCCACGCTCAGCGAGGCGCAGCGTCGGGGGGTCCACTCCGTCTGGCTCGGGGTGAACCAGGGGAACGAGCGTGCACAACGGTTCTACCGCAAACACGGGTTCGTCCGGGTGGGCTCACGTCGGTTCGCCGTCGGTTCACGCACGGAGTCCGATTACGTGATGGAGCGCACACTCGCTTCGTGA
- a CDS encoding amidohydrolase family protein, which yields MTRAAQTYQLTGPVLTGPEQECGRVWVHHGRLRFTDPGGAEKLAGWVLPGLVDMHCHIGLGSSGPVDREVAAEQAAQDLRAGTLLVRDAGSPVDTRWLDGNPDAPHIIRAGRHLARPKRYLRNYARELDDVAELPDAMGQEAARGDGWVKLVGDWIDRARGEQADLEPLWPRDELAAGVAAAHARGARVTVHTFATETMNDLFAAGVDCIEHGTGMTAEHIERAAAAGIPVVPTMLQVANFGSIAAQGESKFPQFAARMRQMFARREQHVRDLHDAGVQVFLGTDAGGTIGHGRIADEARALVAAGIPAADVVASATWSARDYLGRPGLVEGAPADVVLYPADPRVDIDVLAHPRAVIRAGRRIV from the coding sequence ATGACCCGCGCTGCGCAGACCTACCAGCTCACGGGCCCGGTGCTGACCGGCCCCGAGCAGGAGTGCGGGCGAGTGTGGGTGCACCACGGACGACTGCGGTTCACCGATCCCGGCGGTGCCGAGAAACTTGCGGGCTGGGTACTGCCCGGTCTGGTCGATATGCACTGTCACATTGGGCTGGGGTCGAGCGGGCCGGTCGATCGCGAGGTCGCGGCTGAGCAAGCCGCACAGGATCTGCGCGCCGGAACTCTCCTCGTCCGCGATGCCGGCTCGCCCGTCGATACCCGGTGGCTGGACGGCAACCCCGATGCGCCGCACATCATTCGGGCTGGGCGGCACCTGGCTCGTCCCAAGCGCTACCTGCGCAACTACGCTCGCGAACTTGATGACGTGGCCGAGCTCCCAGACGCGATGGGCCAGGAGGCCGCGCGCGGGGACGGCTGGGTCAAGCTCGTCGGCGACTGGATCGACCGGGCCCGGGGTGAGCAGGCCGACCTCGAACCACTGTGGCCGCGAGATGAGCTCGCGGCGGGGGTGGCAGCGGCGCATGCACGTGGCGCCCGGGTCACCGTGCACACCTTCGCCACGGAGACGATGAACGACCTGTTCGCGGCAGGGGTCGACTGCATCGAGCACGGCACGGGGATGACGGCTGAGCACATCGAGCGCGCCGCCGCCGCGGGGATCCCGGTGGTGCCGACGATGCTGCAGGTGGCGAACTTCGGCTCGATCGCGGCTCAGGGGGAGTCGAAATTCCCGCAGTTCGCGGCCCGGATGCGGCAGATGTTTGCGCGCCGAGAGCAGCACGTGCGCGATCTGCACGACGCCGGGGTGCAGGTGTTCCTGGGCACTGACGCTGGCGGAACTATCGGGCACGGCCGGATCGCCGACGAGGCCCGCGCGCTCGTGGCGGCGGGGATCCCCGCCGCTGATGTGGTGGCGTCCGCGACATGGTCGGCGCGTGACTACCTGGGCAGGCCCGGTCTGGTCGAAGGAGCGCCCGCCGACGTAGTTCTCTACCCAGCTGATCCCCGAGTGGACATCGACGTGCTCGCACATCCCCGTGCGGTGATCCGCGCAGGCAGGCGCATCGTCTGA
- the rpsP gene encoding 30S ribosomal protein S16: MAVKIRLKRLGKVRAPYYRVVVADSRKKRDGRVIEEIGKYHPTEHPSLIDIDGERARYWLGVGAQPSEQVLALLKVTGDWQTHKGLPGGEGTLLTKDADADTAAAVKAAEADAELRKAKAAEAKEAAAKEAEAKKSEEPAAEETPAEEASAEQSAAEEPAAEADGSTSEA; encoded by the coding sequence GTGGCCGTCAAGATCCGTCTCAAGCGCCTCGGCAAAGTCCGTGCGCCGTACTACCGCGTTGTCGTCGCTGATTCCCGCAAGAAGCGCGATGGTCGCGTGATCGAGGAGATCGGTAAGTACCACCCGACCGAGCATCCCTCACTGATTGACATCGACGGCGAACGCGCCCGCTACTGGCTCGGAGTTGGCGCGCAGCCGTCCGAGCAGGTGCTCGCGCTGCTCAAGGTGACCGGCGACTGGCAGACCCACAAGGGGCTGCCGGGTGGCGAAGGCACCCTGCTGACCAAGGACGCCGATGCTGATACGGCTGCTGCCGTGAAGGCTGCCGAGGCCGACGCCGAGTTGCGCAAGGCCAAGGCCGCCGAGGCCAAGGAAGCTGCAGCCAAGGAGGCCGAGGCCAAGAAGTCCGAGGAGCCTGCTGCTGAGGAGACCCCCGCCGAGGAGGCCTCCGCTGAGCAGTCCGCTGCTGAGGAGCCGGCCGCCGAGGCGGATGGCTCCACGAGCGAGGCCTGA
- a CDS encoding ATP-binding cassette domain-containing protein, translating to MSGFAVSVCNLQARYGRTVAIADATFDLDAGGIYGLLGRNGSGKTTLLSTIASLRPSHGGSILVDGEDPFENERVMAGVCLIRESGDVQSEVKIRHNLRYFADTRPTWDAAYAEELVDLFGLDRKKTVSSLSRGQLSAFGAVVGLASRAPLTMFDEVHLGMDAPTRYAFYDALLADYLAHPRTIVLSSHLINEIEKLLAGVVILHRGHVLLTEDADLFRSRGATLTGEPAAVDAVTRDLAVLATRELGRTKQVTVYGDLDTAVLQAAREADLDVGAVPMQDLFVHLTAKESK from the coding sequence ATGAGTGGCTTCGCAGTCTCCGTGTGCAACCTGCAGGCCCGCTACGGACGTACGGTCGCCATCGCGGATGCCACGTTCGACCTCGACGCTGGGGGCATCTATGGCCTCCTCGGTCGAAACGGATCGGGTAAGACCACGCTGCTCTCCACGATCGCCTCACTGCGGCCCTCGCACGGCGGATCGATCCTCGTCGACGGCGAGGATCCATTCGAGAACGAACGTGTGATGGCTGGTGTCTGCCTGATCCGCGAGTCCGGAGATGTGCAGTCCGAGGTCAAGATCCGCCACAACCTCCGCTACTTCGCCGATACCCGGCCCACCTGGGATGCGGCGTACGCCGAGGAACTCGTGGACCTGTTCGGGCTCGATCGGAAGAAGACGGTCTCGAGCCTGTCCCGGGGGCAGCTCTCGGCGTTCGGTGCCGTCGTCGGGCTGGCCAGCCGTGCCCCCTTGACCATGTTCGACGAGGTACACCTGGGGATGGATGCCCCGACCCGGTACGCCTTCTATGACGCGCTGCTCGCCGATTACCTCGCCCATCCCCGCACCATCGTGTTGTCCAGCCATCTCATCAATGAGATCGAGAAGCTCCTCGCGGGAGTGGTGATCCTGCATCGCGGCCACGTATTGCTGACCGAGGATGCCGACCTGTTTCGTTCCCGAGGGGCCACCCTCACCGGGGAACCGGCCGCGGTGGACGCCGTCACCCGCGATCTCGCCGTTCTCGCCACTCGCGAGTTGGGCCGGACCAAACAGGTCACGGTCTACGGCGACCTTGATACCGCAGTGCTGCAGGCAGCTCGCGAGGCCGACCTCGACGTCGGCGCTGTGCCGATGCAAGACCTGTTCGTCCACCTCACCGCCAAGGAGTCGAAGTGA
- a CDS encoding RNA-binding protein, with the protein MLADSLEHLVRGIVDNPDDVRVSSKSLRRGELLEVRVNPSDLGRVIGRSGRTAKALRTVIGALSPDGPVRVDVVDVDRR; encoded by the coding sequence ATGCTGGCTGACTCGCTTGAGCACCTCGTCCGCGGCATTGTGGATAACCCGGACGATGTCCGGGTCTCGTCCAAGAGTCTGCGGCGTGGCGAACTTCTCGAGGTTCGGGTGAACCCCAGTGACCTCGGGCGCGTCATCGGCCGGTCCGGTCGCACGGCCAAGGCGCTGCGTACCGTCATTGGGGCGTTGTCGCCCGATGGCCCCGTGCGTGTGGACGTCGTGGACGTCGACCGCCGGTGA
- the rplS gene encoding 50S ribosomal protein L19, producing the protein MNTLDAVDAASLRTDIPTFRAGDTLKVHVKVVEGNRSRIQVFQGVVIARSGAGVRETFIIRKVSFGVGVERTFPLHSPVIDHIEVASRGIVRRAKLYYLRDRHGKAAKIRERRDTPSA; encoded by the coding sequence ATGAACACCCTGGACGCCGTCGACGCCGCCTCTTTGCGCACCGACATCCCCACTTTCCGCGCCGGTGACACCCTCAAGGTGCACGTCAAGGTCGTCGAAGGAAACCGGTCCCGTATCCAGGTCTTCCAGGGCGTTGTGATCGCACGCTCGGGCGCCGGAGTGCGTGAGACCTTCATCATCCGCAAGGTCTCCTTCGGAGTCGGTGTGGAGCGGACCTTCCCGCTGCACTCGCCGGTGATCGACCACATCGAAGTTGCCAGCCGCGGTATCGTGCGCCGTGCGAAGCTCTACTACCTGCGTGACCGGCACGGTAAGGCTGCCAAGATCCGCGAGCGCCGCGACACCCCCTCCGCCTGA
- the ffh gene encoding signal recognition particle protein has translation MFASLSDRLSATLSSLRGKGRLSEADIEKTVSEIRRALLDADVAVPAVRAFTAAVRERAASAEVSQALNPAQQIVKIVHEQLIEILGGSARELNLAKRPPTVIMLAGLQGAGKTTLAGKLGSWLKEQGHAPLLVASDLQRPNAVNQLEVVGGQAGVSVWAPERGNGVGDPVQVARSGVEHAREKLYDVVVVDTAGRLGVDAEMMQQAADIRDAVSPDEILFVLDAMIGQDAVTTAQAFADGVGFTGVVLSKLDGDARGGAALSVRTVTGAPVLFASTGEQLRDFERFHPDRMASRILDMGDVLTLIEQAEKAFDEDQAADLANKMAGDGDFTLQDFLQQMQQLKKLGPMKKMLEMLPGMGQMREQLENFDESEVTRIEAMVQSMTPAERSNPKIINGSRRSRIARGSGTTVSEINGLLERFEQAKTMMRSMAKNGGGLPGMGGLPGRGGMPGGGKKSRGKMAPPPKRKKGKSGNPAKRAQQEREMAQRGAKQPEQNAGGSAFGMGGATKDEPVDPSSLDLPPGFEKFLGR, from the coding sequence GTGTTCGCAAGTCTCTCCGATCGGCTCTCCGCCACCCTTTCCTCGCTCCGCGGCAAGGGGCGGCTCTCTGAGGCGGATATCGAGAAGACCGTCTCCGAGATTCGTCGAGCTCTCCTGGACGCCGACGTCGCGGTCCCGGCCGTCCGCGCATTCACAGCGGCCGTGCGCGAGCGAGCAGCCTCTGCTGAGGTCTCCCAGGCCCTCAACCCTGCTCAGCAGATCGTCAAGATCGTGCACGAGCAGCTCATCGAGATTCTCGGTGGGTCTGCTCGGGAGCTGAACCTCGCCAAGCGCCCGCCGACGGTCATCATGCTGGCTGGTCTGCAGGGTGCTGGTAAGACCACCCTGGCCGGGAAGCTGGGGTCCTGGTTGAAGGAGCAGGGCCACGCTCCGCTCCTGGTGGCCTCGGACCTGCAACGGCCGAACGCCGTGAACCAACTCGAGGTGGTCGGCGGTCAGGCTGGCGTGTCGGTCTGGGCACCCGAACGCGGTAACGGCGTGGGCGACCCGGTGCAGGTGGCCCGCTCCGGCGTGGAGCACGCCCGGGAGAAGCTGTACGACGTGGTGGTGGTGGACACGGCCGGCCGTCTGGGTGTGGACGCGGAGATGATGCAGCAGGCCGCGGACATCAGAGACGCGGTGAGCCCGGACGAGATCCTGTTCGTGCTGGACGCGATGATCGGTCAGGATGCCGTGACGACCGCCCAGGCGTTTGCCGACGGGGTCGGCTTCACCGGAGTGGTGCTCTCCAAGCTGGACGGCGATGCCCGCGGTGGTGCAGCGCTCTCGGTGCGTACGGTCACCGGAGCGCCGGTGCTGTTCGCCTCCACCGGTGAGCAGTTGCGTGACTTCGAGCGCTTCCACCCCGACCGGATGGCCTCGCGCATCCTCGACATGGGTGATGTGCTGACCCTGATCGAGCAGGCAGAGAAGGCCTTCGACGAAGACCAGGCCGCCGACCTCGCGAACAAGATGGCCGGTGACGGCGACTTCACCCTGCAGGACTTCCTCCAGCAGATGCAGCAGCTGAAGAAGCTCGGCCCGATGAAGAAGATGCTCGAGATGCTCCCCGGGATGGGGCAGATGCGTGAGCAATTGGAGAACTTCGACGAGTCCGAGGTCACCCGCATCGAAGCAATGGTGCAGTCGATGACGCCTGCCGAGCGGTCCAATCCGAAGATCATCAACGGCTCCCGCCGTTCCCGGATCGCTCGAGGTTCGGGCACCACGGTCTCTGAGATCAACGGCCTGCTGGAGCGGTTCGAGCAGGCGAAGACGATGATGCGGTCGATGGCCAAGAACGGGGGCGGGCTGCCAGGGATGGGTGGTCTGCCGGGCAGGGGCGGCATGCCCGGTGGCGGGAAGAAGTCGCGCGGGAAGATGGCGCCGCCGCCAAAGCGGAAGAAGGGCAAGTCCGGAAATCCCGCCAAGCGCGCCCAGCAGGAGCGTGAGATGGCTCAGCGCGGCGCCAAGCAGCCGGAACAGAACGCGGGCGGTTCCGCCTTCGGTATGGGCGGCGCAACGAAGGACGAGCCGGTGGATCCGTCGTCACTGGACCTGCCCCCAGGGTTCGAGAAGTTCCTGGGCCGCTGA
- a CDS encoding GntR family transcriptional regulator → MFDGRDPIYLQIADQIRSDVVAGRLHERDQVMSTTQYAQTYRINPATAAKAFTELVDEGVLYKQRGVGMFVADGARERLRADRRDAFYSERLAPVLEEARYLGISRAELIQYLDRTTSTTETSEGGAQ, encoded by the coding sequence GTGTTCGACGGACGCGATCCGATCTACCTGCAGATCGCCGACCAGATCCGCAGCGACGTCGTCGCAGGACGACTGCACGAAAGGGACCAGGTCATGTCCACCACCCAGTACGCCCAGACGTATCGGATCAATCCGGCAACGGCCGCGAAGGCGTTCACCGAACTCGTGGACGAGGGAGTGCTCTACAAGCAACGCGGCGTCGGCATGTTCGTGGCCGACGGAGCTCGCGAGCGTCTCCGGGCCGACCGACGGGACGCGTTCTACTCCGAACGTCTCGCTCCCGTGCTCGAGGAGGCCCGCTACCTGGGCATCTCGCGAGCAGAACTCATCCAGTACCTCGACCGCACCACGTCAACCACCGAAACCTCAGAAGGAGGGGCGCAATGA
- a CDS encoding ABC transporter permease — translation MSALVQSRPPAMRRIPRGIGTLLRTEIRIFLRDPGSVFFTLAFPVLVLLGVGFAIPGMNEIITEPGPLQGYPTVVVMLPAVLATAVATPALTAMPVVIVTYREQGVLTRLSTTPMPPAGVLGVHLAIGVSLFLVALAVALGVGASAFGFPVPGHPVATVVAIVLGSVAVFGLGLVVAARVAKGSTAQGIGMLVYFPMLFFAGLWTPGPIMPDAVAAVATWTPLGAMSQAVDEAWFTGEVPWLQFAVLAGYAVVTYAVAVRLFRWR, via the coding sequence ATGTCTGCACTCGTTCAGTCGCGCCCGCCGGCGATGCGACGTATCCCCCGGGGGATAGGAACTCTCTTGCGCACCGAGATCAGGATCTTCCTGCGCGATCCCGGGTCGGTCTTCTTCACCCTTGCCTTTCCTGTTCTGGTCCTGCTCGGCGTTGGATTCGCCATCCCCGGGATGAACGAGATCATCACCGAACCAGGACCCCTGCAGGGCTACCCCACGGTCGTCGTCATGCTTCCGGCGGTGCTCGCAACGGCTGTGGCCACCCCGGCCTTGACAGCCATGCCGGTGGTGATCGTGACCTATCGGGAACAGGGCGTCCTCACGCGTCTGTCCACCACGCCGATGCCTCCGGCCGGTGTGCTTGGCGTCCATCTGGCGATCGGTGTCAGTCTCTTCCTGGTGGCCCTTGCCGTGGCTCTCGGCGTGGGGGCGAGCGCCTTCGGATTCCCCGTCCCCGGCCACCCGGTCGCGACGGTGGTAGCGATCGTGCTGGGCTCCGTCGCCGTCTTCGGTCTCGGCCTCGTCGTCGCGGCGAGGGTGGCGAAAGGTAGTACTGCCCAGGGAATCGGAATGCTGGTGTACTTCCCGATGCTGTTCTTCGCGGGTCTGTGGACGCCGGGGCCGATCATGCCGGATGCGGTGGCGGCCGTTGCCACCTGGACCCCGCTGGGGGCCATGAGCCAGGCCGTGGATGAGGCGTGGTTCACAGGGGAGGTGCCATGGTTGCAATTCGCCGTCCTCGCCGGCTACGCCGTGGTGACCTACGCGGTGGCCGTGCGGCTCTTCCGCTGGCGGTGA
- a CDS encoding ABC transporter ATP-binding protein, producing the protein MSTGQISSADPVIEINDLTKRYGPTAAVDGVSLTVRRGEIFGILGPNGAGKTTTVELLAGLREADGGTITVLGVDPQRDPAAIRERLGVQLQASRLPAKVRVLEALELYASFYADPADPHELMDQLGLTEKADVTFAALSGGQQQRLSIALALVGNPEIAILDELTTGLDPQARRETWSLIEEIRDRGVTVVLVTHFMDEAERLADRLAIIDAGRIVAQGSPAELTAPPDGQRRFRMRLAPGDGDASTIERLAHLSEVVAVTSVRDEIEVVGSRRALPAVLLALAERDIVPDEIRTLTRSLEDVFVELTTTPPEEV; encoded by the coding sequence ATGAGTACCGGCCAGATCAGCTCAGCGGATCCGGTCATCGAGATCAATGACCTCACGAAGCGCTACGGCCCGACGGCGGCCGTGGACGGTGTGAGTCTGACCGTCCGGCGTGGCGAGATCTTCGGAATCCTCGGACCGAACGGTGCCGGTAAGACCACCACTGTCGAATTGCTCGCCGGCCTACGCGAGGCCGATGGCGGCACGATCACCGTGCTCGGCGTGGACCCGCAGCGGGATCCGGCCGCGATCCGCGAACGACTCGGCGTCCAGCTGCAGGCCTCCCGGTTGCCCGCCAAAGTTCGAGTCCTCGAGGCGCTGGAGCTGTATGCCTCGTTCTATGCCGATCCCGCTGATCCGCACGAACTGATGGACCAGCTGGGGCTGACTGAGAAGGCGGATGTCACCTTTGCCGCACTCTCAGGTGGTCAGCAACAGCGGCTGTCGATCGCATTGGCGCTGGTTGGCAATCCTGAGATCGCGATCTTGGATGAACTCACCACGGGTCTGGACCCGCAGGCTCGCCGGGAGACGTGGTCGCTGATCGAAGAGATCCGCGATCGCGGCGTGACGGTCGTCCTGGTCACTCACTTCATGGACGAGGCCGAGCGGCTCGCCGACCGGCTGGCGATTATCGACGCCGGACGGATTGTCGCGCAGGGGAGTCCGGCCGAGCTCACCGCACCACCTGATGGCCAGCGCCGATTCCGGATGCGGTTGGCGCCGGGAGACGGCGATGCCTCGACCATCGAACGGCTCGCCCACCTGTCCGAGGTCGTTGCCGTCACCTCGGTTCGCGACGAGATCGAGGTGGTCGGGAGTCGCCGAGCACTTCCAGCCGTCCTGCTCGCGCTGGCCGAGCGCGACATCGTCCCGGACGAGATTCGCACGCTCACCCGCTCGCTCGAGGATGTCTTCGTCGAGCTGACCACCACCCCACCCGAAGAGGTATGA
- the lepB gene encoding signal peptidase I, producing the protein MSSESGAEENLTEGAQDQRERGRPRRHPAMAFLRETVVVLVSALVLSLVVKSFLAQAFYIPSESMEHTLEVGDRLVVNKLAPGIVDLERGDVVVFLDPGGWLSVESQELNPFQQVLTWIGVLPEHADEHVIKRIVGLPGDHVVCCTDDGLISVNDVPISEAYVADGAAPSDQEFDVTVPAGHLWVLGDNRPRSKDSRYNGGSVGGGFVPVRNVVGTAFVITWPLDRITWLTDPTTFDDVPDPA; encoded by the coding sequence ATGAGTAGCGAGAGCGGCGCTGAGGAGAACCTCACCGAGGGCGCGCAAGACCAGCGTGAGCGGGGACGTCCTCGACGGCACCCGGCGATGGCGTTCCTGCGTGAGACGGTGGTGGTACTCGTCTCGGCGCTGGTGCTCTCGTTGGTGGTGAAGTCCTTCCTCGCGCAGGCCTTCTACATTCCCAGCGAATCGATGGAGCACACCCTGGAGGTGGGCGACCGACTGGTGGTGAACAAGCTCGCGCCGGGCATCGTCGATCTCGAGCGAGGAGACGTCGTCGTCTTCCTGGACCCGGGTGGTTGGCTCTCCGTCGAATCGCAGGAACTCAACCCGTTCCAGCAGGTCCTCACCTGGATCGGGGTGTTGCCCGAACACGCTGACGAGCATGTGATCAAACGGATCGTCGGACTTCCGGGCGATCACGTGGTCTGTTGCACCGATGACGGGCTGATCAGCGTCAACGACGTTCCGATCAGTGAGGCGTACGTGGCTGATGGAGCTGCACCGAGTGACCAGGAGTTCGACGTCACGGTGCCCGCGGGGCACCTGTGGGTGCTGGGAGACAATCGACCGCGTTCGAAGGACTCGCGGTACAACGGCGGTTCGGTCGGCGGCGGGTTCGTTCCGGTGCGTAATGTGGTGGGGACCGCATTCGTGATCACCTGGCCTCTGGACCGCATCACATGGCTGACCGACCCCACGACGTTCGACGACGTCCCCGATCCGGCGTGA